GCGAAACCATGGTTCTGGCTGGAGATGAACACCTTGCCGGACTCGATGTCCTGCACCGGGTGGTTCGCCCCATGATGGCCGAACTTCATCTTGAGTGTTTTCGCGCCGCTGGCCAGGGCGAGCAACTGATGCCCCAGGCAGACACCGAAGATCGGCACCTGATGCTTCAGCACTTCGGTAATGGCCTCGATGGCATAGTGACAGGCCGCAGGATCCCCCGGGCCATTGCCCAGGAGAATTCCGTCCGGGTTCATGGCCAGAACCTCTACGGCAGGCGTGGCCGCCGGCACCAGGGTCACGCGGCAACCCCGGTCCACGAGCATACGGAGAATGTTGTGCTTGATGCCAAAATCCCAGGCCACGATTTCGCGCGTCAAGGGCGGGCGGCTCGGGGGATTTTCCGGATCGAGGAACCAGGTACCCTGTTCCCACACGACCGTTTCGGGCGTCGTGACTTCCGGAACGAGATCCATCCCGTTCAATCCGGCAAAACCGCGCGCCTCGGCCAGGGCCCATTCAGGATCGAGGTTGTCGCCCACCTGAATGCAGCCATTCTGTGCGCCCTTGTCGCGCAATACGCGCGTCAGGGCACGGGTATCGATGTCGGCGATGGCGATCAACCCATGGCGCTTGCAGTAGTCCGGCAGCGATTCACGAGCACGCCAGTTGCTGACGGCCGCCGAAGAATCACGAATCACCAGGCCTGCGGTATGCACCGACAGCGACTCGGCATCGTCGTGGTTCACGCCGACGTTCCCGATGTGCGGGTAGGTCAGGGTCACGATCTGGCGGCGATAGGAAGGATCGGTCAGGATTTCTTGATAACCGGTCAACGCGGTATTGAACACCACCTCACCCACGGTTGATCCCGAGGCGCCAATGGACGTGCCATAAAACAGGCTGCCATCTGCCAGAGCCAGTAGCGCAGTGTGTTTCAAGAAAAATCTCCCGTCTAACCGATAGACGAACGCGTTACCGCGGCAACCCGTTCATTTTGATATTTATAATTGTGCAGACCCAAAGCGCGGCGCCGCAGCGCTGCCTGGTTCGAAGCAGGATATGGGCGGGAATTATGCCCGATTAACGCCATTTCTGTCCATGCGCGCCCGGTCTTGCGGCCGCCCTCACTTCAATCCCAGGACATCGGTCATGTCATACATGCCGGGTCGCTGATCCATCAGCCACCGGGCGGCGCGCACCGCACCCTGGGCGAACGTCATGCGGCTCGATGCCTTGTGGGTCAGTTCAATGCGTTCGCCGATACCTGCAAAGAGTACCGTATGGTCACCCACCACATCGCCACCCCGGATGGTCGAGAAACCGATCGTCTGCGCATCCCGTGCGCCGGTATGCCCTTCACGGCCATAGATTGCCACCTCGGACAAATCGCGACCATACGCCTTCGCGACGACTTCACCCAGACGCAGGGCCGTACCGGACGGCGCATCCACCTTGTGGCGATGGTGCGCCTCGATGATCTCCACATCGTATCCCTCGCCCAGCAGGGCCGCCGTTTGGGCCAGTACGCGCTGGAGCACGTTGACGCCGATACTCATGTTCGGTGCGAACACGATGGGGACATCTCGCGCGGCGTCCTGCAGAAGGGCCTTCTGCTCGGGAGAAAACCCCGTCGTGCCGATCACCATGGCCCGACCAGCCTCCCGACACACGGCCAGGTTGTTCAGGGTGGCCTCGATCGAGGTGAAATCGATCAGCACATCGAAGTCCGCACAGGCGGACGAAAGATCGTCACGCACCGGGCAGTGCAAGGTGCCGATCCCGGCAATGAGGCCCGCATCCTGGCCGAGGGCGGCACTGCCCGGGCGAACAAGCGCAGCGCCCAGCGTACATTCGGCATGCTGGACCGTCGCCTCGACCAGAACGCGCCCCATTCGCCCATTGACCCCGGCCACCCCGACTCTGCATGACATCCGCAATACCCCTCAATAACTGACTAACAGGTTAGGCATCATACCGTGAATCGATGGCCTGCTGTGCGAACCACGGGCACCCCGACGCGTGCCAATTTCGCGATTGGCCGCACGCGATCGACACCTGACCTCGATATCTGCTCTCGACATCTGACCCGGGATGAAAATGCGATCTCGATCATTTATCTTTGAGATCCAGCCCACTTCCCTCTCGGTTCTTATTCATGTCCAAGATTCAATTCATCGATCGAGACCAGTTGGCAGCGCGTCTGAAGGAAACCGGCGATGACGCGCGACCGATTCTCCTGATTGACGTGGCCGGAAACGCGCAGGAGGCAACGCTGCCCTGCGCTCACCGGGTGGATTTCGAACGGATCGTTCTGAACCGGGGCGATCGAGCCGGGCTGCTACCCGAAATCAGCGATCTGAACGCCGCGCTTGCTCATACCGGGATCGCGGCGGATCGTCCGGTCGTGCTATTCGATGCCCAGAACGGTCTGGCGGCCAGCCGTCTGGCCTGGACCCTGGCGCTGTGCGGGATCCGGGAAGTATTACTGGTGGATGGCGGACGGACCTCGGTGACAGAACTACAGGATCAGATCCCTGCACCTCAGCCCGAGGCGACCGAACCGCTCCGATACGACTTGGGAAGCCATCATGCCGATGCGGAAACCATCGCCGGGCAACTGGACCGCTGGCTGATCGTGGATGCACGCAGCGAAGCCGAATACGCCGGCAGCGATCGGCGTTCCAAGCACGCCGGGCACATTCCCGGCGCCATACACTTTGACTGGAACTGGTGCATGGATCCGGCACGCCCCGGTTATTTGCGCCCGATCGAAGAGATACGGGCACACATGCATCAACTGGGTATCCGGCAGACCGATGCGGGCAGACCGATTGCCGTGTACTGCCAGAGTCACCGTCGCTCCAGTCTGCTGTTCTGCGTGCTCAAGCACCTGGGATTCGACGATGTGCGCGGCTACCCGGGCGCCTGGTCGGACTGGGGGAATCGAGACGATATGCCGATTACCTGCGCCTTGGCGGAATCGACGCCGGAATCGGAATCCTGAGAAACCCAACTTGGGCTGTTGCGTGGGCGAATGAGGTGTACGCCCGCATCAACTCCGGAAAAAATGCTCCCGGTAATAGACCAGCTCGCCGATGGAGCCGCGAATATCATCCAGTGCCTGATGGGTCGCGTTCTTCTTGAGCCCCTGGAGCAGCTCGGGATGCCACCGGCGGGCCAATTCCTTCACTGTCGACACGTCCAGATTGCGGTAGTGGAAAAACTGTTCCAGCTGCGGCATGAGACGCACC
The Halothiobacillus diazotrophicus DNA segment above includes these coding regions:
- the carA gene encoding glutamine-hydrolyzing carbamoyl-phosphate synthase small subunit → MKHTALLALADGSLFYGTSIGASGSTVGEVVFNTALTGYQEILTDPSYRRQIVTLTYPHIGNVGVNHDDAESLSVHTAGLVIRDSSAAVSNWRARESLPDYCKRHGLIAIADIDTRALTRVLRDKGAQNGCIQVGDNLDPEWALAEARGFAGLNGMDLVPEVTTPETVVWEQGTWFLDPENPPSRPPLTREIVAWDFGIKHNILRMLVDRGCRVTLVPAATPAVEVLAMNPDGILLGNGPGDPAACHYAIEAITEVLKHQVPIFGVCLGHQLLALASGAKTLKMKFGHHGANHPVQDIESGKVFISSQNHGFAVDETSLPANLKATHRSLFDGSLQGIRRTDCPAFSFQGHPEASPGPHDLGLLFDQFVEQIDAHKR
- the dapB gene encoding 4-hydroxy-tetrahydrodipicolinate reductase, producing MSCRVGVAGVNGRMGRVLVEATVQHAECTLGAALVRPGSAALGQDAGLIAGIGTLHCPVRDDLSSACADFDVLIDFTSIEATLNNLAVCREAGRAMVIGTTGFSPEQKALLQDAARDVPIVFAPNMSIGVNVLQRVLAQTAALLGEGYDVEIIEAHHRHKVDAPSGTALRLGEVVAKAYGRDLSEVAIYGREGHTGARDAQTIGFSTIRGGDVVGDHTVLFAGIGERIELTHKASSRMTFAQGAVRAARWLMDQRPGMYDMTDVLGLK
- a CDS encoding sulfurtransferase, with the translated sequence MSKIQFIDRDQLAARLKETGDDARPILLIDVAGNAQEATLPCAHRVDFERIVLNRGDRAGLLPEISDLNAALAHTGIAADRPVVLFDAQNGLAASRLAWTLALCGIREVLLVDGGRTSVTELQDQIPAPQPEATEPLRYDLGSHHADAETIAGQLDRWLIVDARSEAEYAGSDRRSKHAGHIPGAIHFDWNWCMDPARPGYLRPIEEIRAHMHQLGIRQTDAGRPIAVYCQSHRRSSLLFCVLKHLGFDDVRGYPGAWSDWGNRDDMPITCALAESTPESES